In Vespula pensylvanica isolate Volc-1 chromosome 2, ASM1446617v1, whole genome shotgun sequence, the genomic window CAAGATTCAAGTGTAAGACGAAATTAATCGAGCGTAATCGCACATGTCGTCCATTCTTCCGGTATACTTCCTTCGAGTTTGCGGACCTAGAAGGAGAATGTAATATCGTCGGTAAGGATCATAATGGGGAATCTTTGTTCTACATTTTAGTCTCATCGTCAAAGGATTTTgcaggtttttttttttttttcttttgtcaaagATTCTGTTGTCATCGACTTTGCcactatttaatttaattatcacgTAGGAGATTATGCCGATGGGATGTGAAAATTTGCACAAATTGTCACGAGTATGCATATGTGTACTCATTAACGATACAAATCTTATTTGTCTCTCTGGTAGATGCTTGGCAGCGGAGGATGGGAaggggaagggagagagagagagtctacGGTGAACGGCTTTTGTTTTGATAACACTACGAATTTCGGTGTACGTGAACGTGCACGCGAGCGCTCGTAACTGTGTGAGTAGTCCAACTCCGAACTCGATCTCATAGAGCAAACGACGTTATTCGTAGTCTCTCTTCGCCTTTTCGACTATATAATTATCGCTCGATACGATAGCAAGCGTATCCAATGTCTCTGcgttatctatttttctctcattcatcGTTCCGGTATTTTTTCAGGTTGTACATAAACGCGCGTTATTCCGGTGATCGTGCATTcaagtagatagataaatcTTTGACTATCGATAAAACGCGCGAGATTCGAACGCGTTGGCGGGAAATTCGTTTCCTCGATCGGTTGTACGAGTGACCGAACAGCTCCTCGTTACacagatacgtatgtatatgacattatacgtatatatgtgtatgtatgtatgtatgtatgtatgtatgtatatatatatatatatgtacgtacgtacgcatgCACGTATAAAGTGATTTTATCAATCGAACGTTGCACGAGTCAACCAGAGGTAAGCAACCTTTCGCTTCGTAGTGATGCAATCTTTCTCACTCGAACGATCGACGTTCGACGAACAATGGGTCGTAACGTAAGAACGATCGACTTTTGATcgggaataaaagaaagagagaaagaaaaagaaaaagaaaagcaaaaacgGAACGTCGTTTATCGTAAACGTAGTTCCTCGTGTACCCTGCCACTCGAGATACCAAGTAGCCTCGTTGCGCAACTTCCCAACGTTTAGTTTGTCACGGTTATCGACGCTCCTCTTACTTTACATCTCCGTTTAtatttccgtttttctttcgagaggTCGATAGAAAATGGCGTCGAGGGAACCATAGGAGTAAATACATGGATCCTAGATAcgtttacgtacgtatgtacgcatatatatatatatatatatatatctgtgtatatgtatgtatacgtatatacgtgtctCTACAaaaatttccatatttttGTAGCGtaggaaatgataaaaaagggaagaaaaagagagagaaaagggagtaTTTAAAAGACGCCATTTCCTTCGATCGCCGTACATCGACGGTGgacaaaaatttatcttcttatgtatacgtattttttttcctcccatTAGCTTTCCCGAGTGATTCTTCCTCGTTGACGTGGAACATCGAAACGACCCCGTTTTCCAAGAAGCCGATGTCGAGATAATGCCACGTGAAAAGGCATACTTCTACATACACAAACTCGCTAGCTTCGCCGCCGATGTAAGGATGCTTCTCTTTAGTTTCATAGACCtttccgttcttttctctctccctcctttcaAACACCcttcctccttccctctcGCTCTCCTGTCGTCCTCCCACtgcttcttttctctgtcctctctctgtctctccctctctctctctctctctctctctctgtctcacacACTCCAACGAAAAAAAGTCCCGGATGCCCGGATACTTCTCAGAAGGCGCTATCCCcacttcgtcttcttctacttcttcctttttttcgagattgttgcacgttttttctcttgtaaCGCCTTTTTTCCCTCTGCGCCTGCATTTTCGTGCCGAGCAGAAGCAGAGTCATTGAGAGTCGTGATCAGGATCTCGTCGAAGATATCACCGCTAGtgagttttttatttttttttcttttcttttgttttcgatTATTACGACTCGCTTACGTCCCtccctctgtttcttttttttttgtcctccaTTCTTTATCGCGAGAGGAAgccgataaaaatatttaatcgagcCGAGCGGACAAACTCGGCCGCAAGCCTTCTCACTCCCAATCTCGTTGCAACATTGTATCGTAATCGTAGTGGCGCGTACGACGCCTTCCCTTCCGCTCGTTCCGATgcttttcattaataaatcacTTCTTCGCCGAGGACGCTCAATgaatctacatacatacatacacgcatacatcgtacatacgtacgtacgtacatctttgttacgaaaagaaagaaaataaaaactgaGAAGCGATAACATTCCTCCGAAACTTTTATTACGTTTCCGTGCCGGGACGctaactttctcttttttttctctcttttcttcctatctctatAACACAAAATATTTACCATCCTCGTCCATCTTTATTACTTCTCTCGACCCTTGAGAGAAAAGTTatattctatctcttctcgttcttATCGCACGTTGTCGCATaccaaatgaaaaattactttttcctAAAACTCCTCGTATATCTTCCTCGTCGTTTGGCTCCATTGAAATTTCGTCGCGTTAACcttacgatctttctttcaatatttcaatgtattaCCTACTCAAATTTTATTGTAAGCCGGGTCTCGATGTACCTGGACATATTTTAAGCCGGATAATTGCAGTAAAAGTTATTTCGAGTCCCAAATGTCGGTCTAACGACTCCGTCCGGgtcctttcttttatatctattcGGACTTTGGGTTTTTCCAAAGTTAAAGAACTTCTATTGTTCGATTTTGGAAAAACCAACCCCCCACCCTTGAAAATATGTTACCTGCAGGAATATAAGGACGGTCTTCTGACAATGGGTTTAGTACTATTTGAACTTTCGagtaaaacgaacgaacgtgcgATTACTAGTCTTCCCGGTTTTTCAAAAACATTGAAGTTTCTTGAAGGACGATTTTCAATTACAAAGATTGCTCGTAGATGCATCTTGAAAATAAGTTGTTGTTTCGCGTAAGCGTCATAacttcgatagaaaaaagaaaaaaagaagagctgTACTTCGGGTGAAAAAGTTGGCTCTTCCGAAATTAAGTAACGCCTTGAATTTGATATGTCTTCAACGCACGACGATCAGAATAATTTGTGGCGGATGTTATCAGAGGagtactactaccaccactatcGTCACTACTACATTCAAGGTTCGtacgatagatatataagGGCTTCATTACGTTTACAAGATGTTTCGGAAAGGCGGTGAAGGGCGACGAGGGTCTCCCATTATACGAACGCAGGTGTCGGTGCAGATGTCACGAAGCAGACGGTGTATGccaacgtacatatacatacgcgtactttttctctctccttctatatatacatatacgtatatgcgaACGTCATTTCCACCGCTTAgaccgaaagagaaagagaggaagaattttcattgaaagacTTCTAGAAAACTATATTTACCTTCCCGTCGAAAAGAAGCTACTATATCACCAGCACGCAAGTGtgcttcttccttccttccttccttcttgctttcttgctttctttctttctttctttttttctttcattcgttcattcgttcattcgttcgttggttcgttcgttcgttcgttcgttcgttcgttcgttcggtctttctttctttctttttttttctccgacgTATTTCGTTTCTAATCGCCTTCGCTCCTTCCAGGTCTTAATCAGGAAAGACAGGACGGGAATTAATGTTTGCCTGTTtgctttgttttctttttcttttttctcttttttttttcccccctttataaattttcaaatataaacgGTAGTACGTACGAAAGGGTTGTCTTTAGCAATGATACTCGAGAAGGACatcaaatgaattaaatatattgttgATGTTTCAGAACATAGCCGAAATGTGGTGATGGCTGGAAGATCTCGACGTCCGAGCTCTGAGCTCGGACCGGATCTCTCATCTCCGCATTCGAAAAAACTCAAACTATCGGAACTACCTCAAGAGGTTGCGTCTTACGTCACGGTCGATGAGGAAGATAATGTGGAAAAGGAGTTAGAAAGTAGCGAAAGGATAACTTCAACGCcaaacgaagaagaacgtgTCTCTGAATCGCCAAAGGACCTCGAAGGAAAGATATGTGCTATCGAAACACAACGTGACCTTGAAGAAGGACTAAAGAAATTGTCACAAGAGTCGCAAAACGTTGAAAAGGAAATAGTAAAGTTTGCAGAAACGCCGAAAGacgtcgaagaagaaattaatcttTCTGAAGGTAGagaatagttttctttttttgtaagttctcgcatatattttatacgtcaGTTGTATTgtacgtagaaaaataattctagtGACAGTTAGTGCAACGGAATCTCCGGTAGATGAAGTAATCCCAGGACCGTCCTGGAAAAGTCACGGCGTTGTTCTAAAGTCTGAAGAAAAGCGTAGCCATCAAGGAACGTCCACTTTTGACATGAAAACCACCGAATTGGATTCCGcagtagatatacatacatccttAATGGGGGAACATGCGTCGTACGAGGAATTATCTTATATCGGCAACGGTGCCTATGGTACCGTTTATAAAGCGAAAGATTTAACCAGCGGTCAAGTAGTTGCGCTTAAAAAAGTTAGAGTACCATTGACGGAAGATGGGTTACCTACTAGTACTTTAAGGGAGATAGCCACGTTAAAACAGCTTGAGAGATTCGAACATCCACATATCGTAAGTACTTCAATAATTTGCCCGcttcttatttaaattactttattaataCTCATGCAAATATCTCTTAAAATCAGGTCAGATTATTAGACGTATGTCAGGGCAATTATCATCGGTTGCCTTCCAGCGACGAAAGATCTGATAGATTGAATCAAGGATTAACTCTTTGGTTAGTCTTCGAACACGTGGAACAAGATTTGGCATCTTATTTATCATCCTGCCCAGAGGCAGGCATGGCAGCGCATCTTGTAAAACAGATGTCCAAGGAGATCCTGTCCGGTGTTCAGTTTCTTCACAGTCACAGGATTATACACAGGGATTTGAAGCCGCAAAATTTATTAGTCACGAGGGAAGGAAGAATAAAGATTGCAGATTTTGGTTTAGCCAGAACATATGACTTCGAAATGAGATTGACTTCTGTGGTAATTTAAACAtgtctttctatatatcttcGTTGTAGTCGAACGACTAATTcactatttatttcatatcgtTTAGGTTGTAACTCAATGGTATCGAGCGCCAGAAGTTTTGTTAGGTTGCTCTTACGCAACTCCCGTAGATACGTGGTCAGTCGGTTGCATTCTAGCTGAGCTTAGTAGGTTGAAACCATTATTTCCAGGGACAAGCGAAGGAGATCAATTGGATAGGATTTTTCGGTAAgcttaattataattattactctaTTACAATACGACTTATAGAcgcaattatatatattttatactacaattatatattttttagaatcaTCGGTACACCATCGGAGGTAGAATGGCCGAAAAACGTGTCGCTTAGTTGGAGTGCTTTCCCTGATAGACAACCAAAGCCTTTAAGTGATGTTATACCTAATCTCGATGACGACGGATTGGATCTTATCCAATCTTTACTTATGTTCGATCCTCACGTCCGTTTGACTGCTACTCAGGCTTTAGAGCACAAATACTTCAATGAAAATGACACGTAAttgcttttttgttgtttatcAAATTGAAAAAGTATGTTTAGACTGATGGAATTATTTTTAGGGAAtgtaatttatacaataatatccaaaattatatatacgtatagaaaaattttggatattataattatcatttttttaggTTGTAACAATATCATTTTCAACCACATTATATTATGTAAgacgtttaaataattgtacaaGATATACCCAAGACTTGAGCTTagttatacattattttaatctatcttttatataccaatttaggtatataatagtaataacgtatagtatttaaaaaaaggtatttttaaataattcgtaattaaCGTTTAAGaattacgatattttctaaaaacaCAAAGACCATACtacttttgtattttctacGAAGTGACAAATTTTCCTAAACTTCTGCTACGcataaattaattagttatGAACTAATAGTATTTAGATTCGTTTAATTGAATCATATACTtaaacacacacgcacgcacgcacgcacacacacatattatagtAGGATAACTTTTATAAGACTGGGGCCGTTTGACCTATTAGAATCATTGAAAGATTTAGGATCTTTCATAGGAAACCAGAAAAGACACTGCCATatcttgtaatataaatagGTAGTTGGATATATTAACACTAAGATTGTATTTTATGTAAGATATTAGTTATTAACGTATACAAATCAgcggtatatatttatatgtatatgtgttacGGTACACCTAAGATATAAGATactataatgtattattacaaaagttaaaaagactgtataatagaataaaatcattttatagttttgtaaattattaaaatagctCTACCGACATTTATTTCCATCGTATAATCGTTTgatcgtttaatattaaaaaagaaaaaaagtcgaaaCTTCAAGTTCATTTCTGTAACGTATTGGGTATAAATCAAACTTCGCGCCACGTTTTAAGTCTaccattattttctattcccAAGGTTGGTGATAAACGCGAGGGACTTAATAAAAAACTTAAAACGATATCTCTAAATGACGTTAATTTCCTTGTTAATAAAGATCGGTTAAATttcgatttcttcgaaaatgtCGTTCTTAAATTTCTCATCGATTTCGTTCAGACGGATCGTATCTTCGAGTGGCAATATATCGAAGAGcttgtataaaagaaaaatggcgaCCGAGGTGGAAAAAGCACGAGTCGCTACTCCCGGCGGCGATACTATATTTGGGAAAATATTGCGTAAAGAACTACCATGCAACTTTATTTACGAAGACGATAAGGTGAGctattaataattagtaaagAGAATGCGTATATTTGTCATCTATGTATATCATTCTGCAAGCATCTTTACCAGGTTAGTTTATCGACGATTCAGCATGATTAATTGCTTTGTTTTTTGATCAGTGTGTCGCATTTAAAGATATCAACGCCCAAGCTCCCGTACACTTCTTGGTAATCCCAAGAAAACCGATTTCACAATTGTCAAAAGCGGACAACGAGGATGAAGCTTTGCTGGGCCATTTGATGTTGGTAGCTCAAAAAGTGGCGAAACAAGAAGGTCTGAATAATGGTTTTCGTTTGGTAATCAACGACGGAAAAGACGGTGCGCAATCGGTCCTTCATCTGCACCTGCATGTACTCGGTGGTAGGCAGATGCAGTGGCCTCCGGGTTAACGAGTTATACGATCTAATCTTATTTCGCACGATTCAAAATTCATGTACAAcgtgtttctctttcgaatgTTAATAAAGAGTTGAGGTTATGAAGTACGCATTAACGCCGTAAATGGTCTATATGTGTGATAAAAtaggctttttttttttttttgcttttctttgtaattttcgTTACATCagatttcattaaaaacgaTAGTACGTATACCAATGTTCTTCGTTCATAcaaacttttatttcatttcctctCGTAAACCGTGTACTCGAACCGAATTCCATTTTCCTCCTGAATTCCATCCGGTACATTGGGATCCCTAAAAACGATCGCAATCATTATTTCGCGATACGTTAAAGGAATTGGCGAAACTTACTTGACTGGTACGAGATCGGTCGAAAGTTCTGGGAAAAATGTGTCGCAATCGAAACGTTTCTTTATTCTCGTGAGATACAGACGATAAAAATTTGGTAATTCTAAGACTTCCTGAAATCAAGATATAGCAGGAGGGGTATCGGGGAAATAGATATTACTCGAACGATCATCGGAATACGAACGTACTTTATAAACGGAACTTCCTCCTATGACCCATATTTTTTCCACTTCTTCGCACAAGGGTGGTCGAGATATAACGTCGAGTGCGtctgaaatatttttgcaGGGAATCGTTCCGCTACCAAAGTTTCTACAAAAATCGGTTTAACGATATAAGTTCTTCGACGCGTTctttatttagaaaagattCTTAATCTTTCGTGTTTTAAATGATTACAGAGATTGTCTCGTCAAAACCACGTTGATACGATTCCGCAAGGGTTTATATTTTGGCGGTATAGAATCCCAGGTTTTTCTACCCATTAGTaccacattttttttcttttcattactCGTCTTTGACGTCATGCGTGTAAAAAATGCCATTTCAGTCCTACGTGTGAGATATCGCGATTAGACACCGTTATATCCGAGGAAGCGACGAATCGcatatattagaataaaacTTACTTCAAATTCCACGGCAAATTTCCATTCATACCGATACCCAAGTCTTCGCATACCGCTGCTATTACGTACAATTTTAAATGCATCtcgaatcgaaaagaaaatccgTGAAAACATTCAAATGCAACGCAGTCGCACAAGATGGCTTATGGATCATAGCTCTCGCACACGTGTTGTCCAAGGTCTGCTTGAAAAAAAgcaagtttctttttcctgtcgCCAGATGGTACTAAAGGACTGCTAACcagtttgaaaaaattaacaaaaattcgatttgagtcgtttaattttaatcacgTCACATTACACGTTTGAAACAACGttctatacatatttttataataacaatattttttctttaacgaaaagataaataatacagtatattataaaacaacgTTCAACGTTCATTATGCTTTACGCATAACGCAGTACGTATCTACACGTATCttaaattagttttttttttttttttttttttttcttatatttacaaaatattctatttcaattaaaatctatttacGTCTTCTGTTTCTTGGTACTCGGGCCGCTATCTTGTTCGTCAGTCTGGAAAATAGTTTTCGGTTGCGTCTTCTTATATGCCGGTGCTATCCAGTATGGATTTTCCTCTGCTTCTTTCGCGTACTTCAAAATTGCCTCTCTAGGATCCTGATCGTCCTCTATTCTTTTACTGAGTCCAAGATTACGAATAACGTAAGAACTTAAGGTTCCACCGGAGGACGCTACTCTTCCACCTTGGCCGGAAGTAATTGGTAAGTCTGGACGTCGCGATTTCACAGGATCGAGACGATCTTTCTCCATTTGTTTTCTGACGGATTTAGGTCTGTCTTGTCTAAACAAGGGTAACGCGTGCGGCGTTATAATTTGTTGAGTAGACATTACTTCCATATGTTTGTGTTTGAAGTGAGATTTGACGACGCATAACTTCGCCCCTCTCATACTTCTGTTGATATCGTAATATACTTTAACAATTCCATTTCCGCAACCAACGAATAGTTGATTCAATTTTGGATGCCACAAAGTTTTAATAACGTGGGAATTGGTTACCGGTATTTCGTTTACAAGCTCAAACGTTTTGGTATCGTAGAATAGAATTTTACCCATATCTTGACCTTTTTTTAGAGATTCTCCGGTAACTATCATAGAATCGTCTGGACTAAACATACAGTCCGTTGTTTCGTATctcgaaaataaatcttttacttCGAATATCGGAACTTTAAACGCCCTCAAGTCCCATAATTTCAACGTGTCGTCGCAACTTCTCGTTGCCAAAGTATGTCCGAGATAAGAAAAACTTAAGCTGGATATCTCGTTATTAGAGCCATGGGCGTTTCTCAACGTCAACGAGggatttacaaaattttttctatgatcCCACATTTGTATAGAACCGTCTATACATCCGCATGCTACTACGGTTCCTTCTCGGCTGTAGCTACAAGTAGTTGGAATCGTCTTGACGCCGTTTTGTGCTCTGCATTTGATAACGTTCTTATGACCACGCGGTCTATGTAACAGCCAAATTCTACAAGTGCTGTCTTGCGAGCAAGTCAAATATTCCTCTTTGGTAAACGGATGCCAACACCCAGAATTCAAGCCTGCGGTGTGACCCTTTGTACGTGCCATGTCCGTTATGTATTGATCGCCTTTTACAGTTTCGCATTTCTCAAACCCATCCCTGTCCAATACTTTGGCTTGTGCCGCTCCTGATATAACTAGTATCACATCTCCGGTCGTAGAGTattgtaaacattttattgGATGATTTTCACAAGGTTGCAGGGTTCTGAAACTTCGCATGGACGAATCCATACCAGCGAAATCCCAGAAACAGACGtcgtaatcgatcgatcccGATGCAAGACGTGCTCCGGATGGATCTGCAGCAATAGCGATCACCGCCTTCGTACCATGCGTCATCGTTACCTCGTGAGTGCAaggaattttctctttcaacgacATTTCCTCTGTTTCGGATTCatcgtcttcctcttcctcttcgtcctcttctacCTTCCTACcgtcaataatatttttggaaGAGAGTATTTGAGAATCGTTGGCCATCTTactcatcttttctttcgaaaataagaTCGCAAAGTCGAAAGCGtcgtattcgtttctttccttaatCGTGCCAAACGCGTAAGGATATCGACGCGTGAAAATATACAACGAAACTATGCTTAGACGCGTTTACGAAGAGTGGAAAATACGATATTCGTACGACTCGCACTAGAGTGCGCTAGTGTTGGACAAGTTTCTTCTTAGAGGGGGAAGCTTCGAGACGATTCGAGTCTCGTAACGTACCGACAGATGGCGCTGTTACGGCTAGTAAAATCCGTTGTCCGTATCTTTGTTTCCTCTATGTTGGTACGCATACAAATTTGTCAcggaatttcattttttttttttttaaactctttttttgtacaattatttccgttcacttttcttttacaagggaaacaaatatttcttgttacaaaaattttttcttaattcatgGTTCGAAGATAAATCAACGCGTAAGCGTTAGTGTACCGTGTTGAACGTAAGGTGGTGTTAGCGTCTTCCTCGAGCTCAAAGATGTTGAAGCGAACAAATCGTATGCTACTAATTAATACGATGTTACCAAGATGCGTTATAACAGCCATTACTTCAAATGATTTGTCGAATTTGTCTTCGTGTAAGAGAACGAATTTGTCGATATTACGTCTGAAACGTTACGAGGatgtattaaaagaaaaaaaaaaaaataataataataataataataataaacaaggAGGTAATATTCTAAGAAGACAATGAATGAACGATGGAATTTTATAGGGgcaaaaaacacaaaaaaaaagaaaatgtaaaaactgCAGGACGCTTTACCCGGAGCATAAGTGTGCGCGCGTTTGTGATACACGCTGGCATGTCTCGTCCGGGAGAGGGAAGGGAAAGGACACGCCGCGTGTGCACGGCCGACTGCCTGCGAGTGGCTGCTTTATTATTAGCAGTTCTTGCTGGATCCTTTGATCTTAGCCGACTTCGAAGCACTACGCCACTCACACCTGTCGACTGCCGTTTCTACTTCAATCAGGAAAGCAGAAAAATGTCTCTATCTTCTTACACTCGAGAGAGACTTACGAAAGAGAGGAGACAGTTTGTTTAAAGGCGCACATTTAAACGCGATAAACGAATCAATTTATCTCTATCCCCATCTTCGGTTATccttcgatcgaataataatcttatgTCGCCTTAAGCCAGTATACTGTtacgattttcttatttatcattttcgttaaaacgtttcttttatattcgatgTGTACGTTATATACCGATAAAAGCGTTTCATTAACGTTggtaaacattttattaatttcgtagTCGAGAGCCACTGGCGGGTCGGCTGAAAATCCTAAGAAGTTGAGTACCACAGGAGATCATTACGTTATGGCGTAGGGCCCGCAAGGGTGGGACTAGTGGGTCAGCCAAGCGAACCGAATCTCCCCTTCACGCCTTAAAAAGGTCAGTCGAAGGCACTACCCTCCGTTCCCTATAAATATACGCTTAACTTACATTTcattttccattatttctttcgcgTCCTTTGTTTCGTAATACTTTTGTCggaaaaaattgtaaagtgatttgtctttctctctctctctcaaggaTCCACGCAAACCGTGTTCCACTCATCTTTCTCGGAAGAGGCCTAattaaaaggagagaaatacTACGTTGGCATTAAccgaagggaaagaaagttaCGCGATCGTTACAGGAAATCGCGACGTGGAATGCGGTGGAACCACATGTCGCGCAGATGCCAAAGCGTATGGGCTTAATCGTTGCTTTCGTCAATTAGCACATTTGCGGTATAATTGACATGAAAGAGAAGACACGCGATCTTGTTCATTTTGTTGCGGCGAAATCGTTTTTGATCGTCTTTACGGGTCAGCGATACGTCTCGCcttaataaaataactatTTCGCCAAAGACGAGCAACTACCGACGATTTTAGCGATAAAAAGCGGAAGTATTCCTCGGAGAAATTCGCTAATTAACCGTACAATTTGATGAGAAACATCGACCGAATACTATGTAGGCACTCCTTACCAAAAAGGAATACTCGCGATAACGAAGTCGATCGCATAACTCttccatataaaaatttattattttcgagtcgtttcttttctttttgaaaaggGAACGAAACGAGATCGAAAGGAATTTCATTACTCGGTATCAACGTCAAGACAAAAAAtgacaagaaaatattattgttatttaatacgAAGAATTTTCTCCAAGGCgcaattctctttttccctttctctcgtttcagACCGCAGACTTTGATACTACGTAAAATCGCGAAGAATTAAAGGCCCCAAGTTGGATCACACCTCCGGGATACGTGAGCGCGGAACACCCGTTATTACGTTACAGAAACGAGTATCTTGGGGGCCTGTAAACTTGTACGTGTAAGAGGTGgaccgagaaaaaaaaagagaacggatATAGGAAAGAGATAGGATGATTCTTGGAAGGAGAACTCTTTCGAGCCCTTCAAATATAGCCACCTACTTATATagcatatacattatacatacgtcGCGGCAAGTGGTAAAAATCACTCCCTTTAATTTGATCCCTTCCAGACCTTGCTACCTTGCGCTCTTGAAACGCTTCTGGCCTTCGAAGGCGTAGTAACTTTGTAATAATCTATACCTACtgagagagataagagaacGTTATTAAATTCACGCGAACATTGAATATCGTATTACAAAAACTTTTCTCTAATAACGATATCACGAatgttatcaaaataaatgttcAACGGTGATAGCATCGAATAGGAAGATGGACGATCTTGAGTTTGGAAGCTACGGATAGTGTCAAAGTCGTGAGAGATGCGATCGAATAGCGGAGAGAAACGGGATTTCGCTCGAGCGGGAGATACGTAGAGTTGGCAGACAGAagggggggagaaagagagaggagagatacTGGCGGATACGTAAATGGTGCAAGGGAGCCTCTCATTACTCGGTAATAGCCCGTAATAACATGGATTTAATGCGCGGCTTCAAGTAGAGGCTATAAGCTATAAGCAATCGTTCGCCGCCTTCGGCACTTTTAATGAATAGC contains:
- the LOC122637891 gene encoding cyclin-dependent kinase 4-like isoform X1, which gives rise to MHDRVYGAVSKVLRLICVSRVIESRDQDLVEDITAKHSRNVVMAGRSRRPSSELGPDLSSPHSKKLKLSELPQEVASYVTVDEEDNVEKELESSERITSTPNEEERVSESPKDLEGKICAIETQRDLEEGLKKLSQESQNVEKEIVKFAETPKDVEEEINLSEVTVSATESPVDEVIPGPSWKSHGVVLKSEEKRSHQGTSTFDMKTTELDSAVDIHTSLMGEHASYEELSYIGNGAYGTVYKAKDLTSGQVVALKKVRVPLTEDGLPTSTLREIATLKQLERFEHPHIVRLLDVCQGNYHRLPSSDERSDRLNQGLTLWLVFEHVEQDLASYLSSCPEAGMAAHLVKQMSKEILSGVQFLHSHRIIHRDLKPQNLLVTREGRIKIADFGLARTYDFEMRLTSVVVTQWYRAPEVLLGCSYATPVDTWSVGCILAELSRLKPLFPGTSEGDQLDRIFRIIGTPSEVEWPKNVSLSWSAFPDRQPKPLSDVIPNLDDDGLDLIQSLLMFDPHVRLTATQALEHKYFNENDT
- the LOC122637891 gene encoding cyclin-dependent kinase 4-like isoform X2 produces the protein MSSTHDDQNNLWRMLSEEYYYHHYRHYYIQEHSRNVVMAGRSRRPSSELGPDLSSPHSKKLKLSELPQEVASYVTVDEEDNVEKELESSERITSTPNEEERVSESPKDLEGKICAIETQRDLEEGLKKLSQESQNVEKEIVKFAETPKDVEEEINLSEVTVSATESPVDEVIPGPSWKSHGVVLKSEEKRSHQGTSTFDMKTTELDSAVDIHTSLMGEHASYEELSYIGNGAYGTVYKAKDLTSGQVVALKKVRVPLTEDGLPTSTLREIATLKQLERFEHPHIVRLLDVCQGNYHRLPSSDERSDRLNQGLTLWLVFEHVEQDLASYLSSCPEAGMAAHLVKQMSKEILSGVQFLHSHRIIHRDLKPQNLLVTREGRIKIADFGLARTYDFEMRLTSVVVTQWYRAPEVLLGCSYATPVDTWSVGCILAELSRLKPLFPGTSEGDQLDRIFRIIGTPSEVEWPKNVSLSWSAFPDRQPKPLSDVIPNLDDDGLDLIQSLLMFDPHVRLTATQALEHKYFNENDT
- the LOC122637891 gene encoding cyclin-dependent kinase 4-like isoform X3, which codes for MAGRSRRPSSELGPDLSSPHSKKLKLSELPQEVASYVTVDEEDNVEKELESSERITSTPNEEERVSESPKDLEGKICAIETQRDLEEGLKKLSQESQNVEKEIVKFAETPKDVEEEINLSEVTVSATESPVDEVIPGPSWKSHGVVLKSEEKRSHQGTSTFDMKTTELDSAVDIHTSLMGEHASYEELSYIGNGAYGTVYKAKDLTSGQVVALKKVRVPLTEDGLPTSTLREIATLKQLERFEHPHIVRLLDVCQGNYHRLPSSDERSDRLNQGLTLWLVFEHVEQDLASYLSSCPEAGMAAHLVKQMSKEILSGVQFLHSHRIIHRDLKPQNLLVTREGRIKIADFGLARTYDFEMRLTSVVVTQWYRAPEVLLGCSYATPVDTWSVGCILAELSRLKPLFPGTSEGDQLDRIFRIIGTPSEVEWPKNVSLSWSAFPDRQPKPLSDVIPNLDDDGLDLIQSLLMFDPHVRLTATQALEHKYFNENDT
- the LOC122637898 gene encoding histidine triad nucleotide-binding protein 1, whose product is MSFLNFSSISFRRIVSSSGNISKSLYKRKMATEVEKARVATPGGDTIFGKILRKELPCNFIYEDDKCVAFKDINAQAPVHFLVIPRKPISQLSKADNEDEALLGHLMLVAQKVAKQEGLNNGFRLVINDGKDGAQSVLHLHLHVLGGRQMQWPPG
- the LOC122637896 gene encoding dihydrofolate reductase; amino-acid sequence: MHLKLYVIAAVCEDLGIGMNGNLPWNLKTEMAFFTRMTSKTSNEKKKNVVLMGRKTWDSIPPKYKPLRNRINVVLTRQSLNFGSGTIPCKNISDALDVISRPPLCEEVEKIWVIGGSSVYKEVLELPNFYRLYLTRIKKRFDCDTFFPELSTDLVPVKDPNVPDGIQEENGIRFEYTVYERK